The Nocardia sp. BMG51109 nucleotide sequence GGTGCCGTCCGGCAGGGTGGTGAACCACTCCGGATGATCGCGCACCCACGGATGGTCGGGGGCGCACTGCAGCGCCAGATCCAGCGCCACCTCCAGGTCGAGACGGTGTGCGGACTCGACGAATTCGGCGAAATCCCGCTCGGTGCCGAGCAGGGGGTGGATGGCGTCGTGGCCGCCCTCGTCGGAGCCGATCGCCCACGGCGAACCGACGTCGTCCGGTTCGGCGGTCAGGGAGTTGTTGCGCCCCTTGCGATTCACGGTGCCGATCGGATGGATCGGCGGCAGGTACACCACGTCGAACCCCATGGCGGCGATCCGCGGCAGTTCCTCGGCGGCGGTGGCGAAGGTGCCGTGCACCGGCGCACCGCCGGCGTCCCGGCCGCCGGTCGATCGCGGGAAGAACTCGTACCACGCGCCGTACAGCGCCCGCCGGCGCTCCACGTGCACCGCGTGCTGCGGTCCGCGGGTGACGAGTTCGCGCAGCGGCGTCTCGCGCAGGATGTCGCCGACCTCGGCGCTGAAGGCGGGAGCCACCCGGGCGGGCAGCTGCCCGTCGCCGCGCAGCGCGTCCGCCGCCGTCCGCAGCCGTTCCCACTGCCTCTTCGGCACCTGCTGCGCCGCCCGGTCGAACAGCCGCGCGCCGAGCTCGAGGTCGTTGGCGAGATCCGCGGCGCTCTGCCCGACGGCGAGCTTCGCCTCCACCGCGGCCCGCCAGGTCGCGATCGGGTCGCGCCAGCCCTCGATGCGGTAGGTCCACGAACCCGGCTCGTCCGGGGTGAACACGGCGTTGAACACGTCCGGCTCGTAGTCGGGGGACATCCGGATCCGCCGCGTGCGGGTGCCGCGCACGGCCAGTGTCGCGGCCACCGCGTCGTGCCCCTCGCACCACACGACGGCCCGTACCGGAAACACCTCGCCCACCACGGCTTTGGCCGGGCGGCCGCCGGGGAGGGCCGGGGCCGTGTCATCGATGGCGATGCGACCGGTCACGAGACAACCGTACCGGCACCCCGGACGCGGGCCCGGCAGTCGCGGCGGACGGGTGTGCGGAGGGCCGATCGTTCGCACCCGGTCTGGCAAGAATTCGCCGCGTGTGGAAACCTGTCCGGCGGTAGTCCGAAGCGGAGGATCCCTCCGTTAGTTCCGAGCCACGAGCGACGCTGGAGGAGATTCACAGATGGCTGGTACGCAGGGCATTTCGGTCGACGTAACGACGCCGGACGGGATCGCCGACGCCTATGTAGCGTATCCGGACGATGGTGCGCGCCATCCGGGGGTGCTGTTCTATATGGATGCCTTCGGTCTGCGGCCGGCCCTGCGAGGCATGGTCGACCGTCTCGCCGGCCACGGCTACACGGTGCTGGCGCCGAACGTGCTCTACCGGCACGGACGCTCGCCGGTGGTCGATGTGCCGGAATTCATCGACATGGGGGAGCGGCCCGAGATTTTGAAGCAGCTGATGCCGATGATCCTCGAGCTGACCCCCGACCTGGTGCTCCGCGATGCCGACGCCTACCTGGCCTGGCTGACGGCGTTCGAGAAGACCGCGGACGGCCCGATGGGCACCACCGGTTACTGCCTGGGCGGCGGGCTGTCGCTGCGCACGGCCGCCGGATTCCCCGAGCTCGTCGGCGCCGCCGCCGGATTCCACACCGGCGGGCTCGCCACCGACAGCCCCGACAGCCCGCACCTGGTGGTCGGAAATGTCGCGGCGGAAGTGTATTTCGGCCACGCCGACGAGGACCCCTCGCTGCCGCCGGAGCAGATCGACGGCTTCGAGAAGGCGCTCACCGCCGCCGGCGTCCGCCACCGCTGCGAGGTCTACCCCGGCGCCGCGCACGGCTACACCCAGTCCGACACCAGCAGCTACGACGAGCCGGCCGCCGAGCGGCACTGGCGGG carries:
- a CDS encoding dienelactone hydrolase family protein, which translates into the protein MAGTQGISVDVTTPDGIADAYVAYPDDGARHPGVLFYMDAFGLRPALRGMVDRLAGHGYTVLAPNVLYRHGRSPVVDVPEFIDMGERPEILKQLMPMILELTPDLVLRDADAYLAWLTAFEKTADGPMGTTGYCLGGGLSLRTAAGFPELVGAAAGFHTGGLATDSPDSPHLVVGNVAAEVYFGHADEDPSLPPEQIDGFEKALTAAGVRHRCEVYPGAAHGYTQSDTSSYDEPAAERHWRELVALLDRNLAAG